One Deinococcus radiopugnans ATCC 19172 genomic window, ATCTGCGGCACGATTACATCCATGCGCTGGCGGCTACGTCCCGGACCTTGCAGCAGGACGAGCTGGCGAACCTGCGAACGTATGGCCGCGAGAGTTCCGAACACCAGCGCGAGCAGCAGCGGGAGCTGGGCCTGTACCACGATCAGGGCGGCGCGCACGAGCTGGCCCAGTTCCACCAGCACGAGCGCAGCTACGAGCAGGATCAGGAGGGCCAGCGACAGCGGCAACACAGCTACGACCGCGAGTGGTGACGCTGGGCGTGATGCGGGCCAGGGATCAGCCGATCGGCTGGCTTCTGATGGTGCGACTGAGCTGCCAGTACCGCAGAAAGGTCTCCACCTGCTGTAGAAACTCGGTGAAGTTGGCCGACTTCACCAGATACGAACTGGCGTGCAGGGTGTAGGCCTCGCTGACGTCTTGCTGGGCGGCCGAAGTGGACAGGATCACCACCGGGATGTGAACCAAGCGTGGATTGTCCTTCAGCGCCCGGAGTACCTCGAAGCC contains:
- a CDS encoding response regulator, producing MPFPARYLLVDDSPQDRLLAQEAFEALCPDCTLTCVGSGREALALFDDPAFDPDVILLDLNMPGMNGFEVLRALKDNPRLVHIPVVILSTSAAQQDVSEAYTLHASSYLVKSANFTEFLQQVETFLRYWQLSRTIRSQPIG